Proteins encoded by one window of Paenibacillus sp. DCT19:
- a CDS encoding sirohydrochlorin chelatase, whose translation MNAILLVGHGSRDPEGNRELMEFANSVAERAPENTIVETCFLELAKPGIAQGVTACVEKGATRVVLVPIILFAAGHAKIDIPNAIDRAKARYQQVEFIYGRPIGVHEKVIQIMQTRLKEAQPVSANSGGGTAVATAPVATDEETAILVLGRGSSDPDANSDFFKMTRMLWEKLPYKWAESSFIGVTQPSFPDGLQRCLLLGAKKIIVMPYFLFTGVLIKRIDEMTAEFAAAHPDVQVEIGGYFGLHPQLVEVVLERANEGLNGRVAANCDNCQFRLEAAKHHHHHHDHDHDHDHDHHHDHDHHHHDHGHDHHHHDHVHTHHHEETHDHAHDHGHAHDHTHEHHEHLHLHAVDEHEKNIDNAGQKLAPDFHHDHDGELHHTHHEQEIITGHHVDAPSPAGADETTTNAQIAVAEEQVKGS comes from the coding sequence ATGAATGCGATATTACTGGTGGGGCATGGTAGCCGTGATCCTGAGGGAAACCGGGAGTTAATGGAGTTTGCAAACTCGGTGGCAGAGAGAGCACCTGAGAATACGATTGTGGAAACTTGTTTTTTGGAGTTGGCTAAACCAGGTATTGCTCAAGGCGTAACGGCATGTGTAGAAAAGGGTGCGACTCGCGTTGTGCTTGTACCGATTATTTTGTTTGCAGCGGGTCATGCCAAAATCGATATTCCAAATGCCATTGACCGCGCCAAAGCGCGTTATCAGCAAGTGGAATTCATCTATGGACGTCCGATCGGTGTGCACGAGAAGGTCATTCAGATTATGCAAACCCGTTTGAAGGAAGCACAGCCTGTATCTGCAAATTCCGGCGGGGGAACGGCTGTAGCGACTGCACCGGTTGCAACCGATGAAGAGACTGCAATCCTGGTGCTTGGACGCGGCAGTAGTGACCCTGATGCGAATAGTGACTTTTTCAAAATGACTCGTATGTTGTGGGAGAAGTTGCCCTACAAGTGGGCAGAGAGCAGCTTCATCGGTGTAACGCAGCCTTCCTTCCCGGATGGACTGCAACGTTGCCTTCTGCTTGGAGCCAAAAAAATTATCGTGATGCCGTATTTCCTGTTCACAGGTGTGCTTATTAAACGTATTGATGAGATGACTGCAGAATTCGCAGCAGCACATCCAGATGTTCAGGTGGAGATCGGAGGATATTTCGGTTTACATCCACAATTGGTGGAAGTGGTACTGGAGCGAGCCAACGAAGGCTTAAATGGACGTGTAGCTGCCAACTGTGACAATTGCCAGTTCAGACTGGAAGCGGCGAAACATCACCATCATCACCACGATCATGATCACGACCACGACCACGATCATCACCATGACCATGATCACCATCATCACGATCACGGGCATGACCATCATCACCATGATCATGTGCATACACATCATCACGAAGAGACCCATGATCACGCACACGATCATGGACATGCTCACGATCACACTCATGAGCACCATGAGCATCTGCATCTGCATGCGGTAGATGAACACGAGAAGAATATTGATAACGCTGGTCAGAAGTTGGCGCCCGATTTCCATCACGATCACGATGGCGAGTTACATCATACTCATCACGAACAAGAAATTATTACGGGTCACCACGTTGATGCGCCTTCGCCTGCCGGAGCAGATGAGACGACAACTAACGCACAGATTGCTGTAGCGGAGGAGCAGGTGAAGGGCTCATGA
- the cbiE gene encoding precorrin-6y C5,15-methyltransferase (decarboxylating) subunit CbiE, with protein MNLTTTTGAKDHKIHIIGIGEDGAAGLTAECLNIIQAANVLVGGERLLQYFPAFEGEKLAIKSGLSDLVVKIKALQATHHIVVLASGDPLFYGIAGYLARKLGSDQLQIRPHLSSLQLAFAQLGESWQDAVLESVHGRPLKGLAQRIDGKAKVALLTDEQNSPAAIAAYLQQFGMTEYDAYVAENLGAEDERARHYTLDELAAAECSPLNVVILLRRKDAPAPRKGFGFADEEFHQRKPEKGLITKREVRVFSLSELQLAEDSVVWDIGAGSGSVAVECTRLAPKGQVFAIEKNEGDLVNIEANRVKFRTDFTVLHAKAPAGLDELPNPDAVFIGGSGGELAQLIALCASRLRPAGRIVVNAATIETLHDSMKAMREAGMDASVTLLQTARSKPILNMTRFDGLNPIYVITGQYVVSENTEAPAAGTTAGAAE; from the coding sequence GTGAACTTGACGACAACAACTGGAGCAAAGGATCATAAAATCCACATTATTGGCATAGGCGAAGACGGCGCAGCGGGGCTGACAGCCGAATGTTTGAACATTATCCAAGCAGCTAACGTACTTGTTGGCGGTGAACGTTTACTGCAATATTTCCCTGCATTTGAAGGCGAGAAGCTTGCGATTAAGAGTGGTTTAAGTGACCTCGTTGTGAAAATAAAAGCGCTTCAAGCCACACACCATATCGTTGTGCTGGCTTCAGGAGACCCGCTGTTCTACGGCATTGCCGGGTATCTGGCGCGTAAGCTTGGCTCGGATCAATTGCAGATCCGACCTCATCTGAGCTCACTGCAGCTCGCATTTGCCCAGCTCGGCGAGAGCTGGCAGGACGCCGTGCTCGAAAGTGTGCACGGGCGTCCGCTCAAGGGGCTCGCACAGCGCATCGATGGCAAAGCCAAAGTTGCGCTGCTCACCGATGAGCAGAACAGCCCGGCGGCCATTGCAGCTTATCTGCAACAATTCGGCATGACCGAATATGACGCCTACGTGGCTGAGAATCTGGGCGCGGAAGATGAGCGTGCCCGTCATTATACATTGGACGAGCTGGCGGCAGCCGAATGCAGTCCGCTGAACGTCGTGATTTTGCTGCGCCGCAAAGATGCACCAGCACCACGCAAAGGGTTTGGCTTCGCGGATGAAGAGTTCCACCAGCGCAAGCCGGAGAAAGGCCTAATCACGAAGCGCGAAGTGCGTGTGTTCAGCTTATCCGAACTGCAGCTCGCAGAGGATAGCGTTGTCTGGGATATTGGCGCAGGTTCAGGGTCGGTTGCTGTAGAGTGCACACGGCTCGCTCCGAAGGGACAAGTCTTCGCTATTGAAAAAAATGAAGGTGACCTCGTCAACATCGAGGCCAATCGAGTGAAATTCCGGACGGACTTTACCGTCCTTCATGCCAAAGCACCAGCAGGGCTGGACGAACTACCGAATCCGGATGCGGTGTTCATCGGCGGCAGCGGCGGAGAACTCGCGCAGCTGATCGCCCTATGTGCGTCCCGGCTGCGCCCAGCGGGACGCATCGTAGTGAATGCAGCGACAATTGAGACGCTGCATGACAGCATGAAGGCGATGCGCGAAGCAGGCATGGACGCATCGGTGACGTTGCTTCAGACGGCGCGTAGCAAGCCGATTTTGAACATGACTCGTTTTGACGGATTGAACCCGATTTATGTGATTACAGGACAGTATGTTGTTTCTGAGAACACAGAAGCACCAGCAGCGGGAACAACAGCAGGAGCGGCAGAATGA
- a CDS encoding precorrin-8X methylmutase, producing MDFKTDFKPLTVQPQEIEGKSFEMITEELGEHPFTDEQYPVVQRVIHASADFELGRSMVFHPDAIQAGIAALRAGQSVIADVQMIQAGVSKDRIRSFGGDVHVHISDPDVMEEAKRLNTTRAIISTRKATQAYEGGIYAIGNAPTALLELIRLVKEGEAKPGLIIGMPVGFVSAAESKDELRKLDIPFITNIGRKGGSTIVVAALNAISIMAMKS from the coding sequence ATGGATTTCAAAACAGATTTCAAACCGCTGACAGTACAGCCGCAGGAAATTGAAGGAAAAAGCTTCGAGATGATCACCGAGGAGCTGGGCGAGCATCCGTTCACGGACGAGCAGTACCCAGTCGTGCAACGTGTCATTCACGCATCTGCTGACTTTGAACTGGGCCGGAGCATGGTATTTCACCCTGATGCAATCCAAGCCGGGATTGCAGCACTGCGTGCTGGTCAATCCGTCATTGCCGATGTACAGATGATTCAAGCGGGAGTGAGCAAAGACCGTATTCGCAGCTTCGGCGGAGACGTGCATGTACATATCTCTGATCCAGACGTGATGGAGGAAGCGAAACGGTTAAATACAACGCGTGCCATTATCTCTACGCGTAAAGCCACTCAAGCCTACGAAGGTGGAATCTATGCGATTGGTAATGCACCAACTGCACTGCTGGAACTGATCCGTCTGGTTAAAGAAGGCGAAGCGAAGCCAGGCTTGATCATTGGTATGCCTGTAGGATTCGTGTCCGCTGCTGAGTCGAAGGACGAGCTGCGCAAGCTGGATATTCCGTTTATCACGAATATTGGCCGCAAAGGCGGCAGTACCATCGTCGTCGCTGCCCTCAACGCAATCTCAATCATGGCAATGAAATCCTAA
- a CDS encoding cobalt-precorrin-5B (C(1))-methyltransferase, with product MEKKRMKSGEAPDPDKPMRSGFTTGACATAVAKGATQLLLTGTVPEQAVVSLPAGFDHSFELIEQGLEDGVATCATIKDAGDDPDATHLAKIIAHVSWRDEPGMELDGGIGVGRVTKPGLPVPVGEAAINPVPRRMITEAVTQVLAEHGTARGVRVVISVPDGEEIAKKTLNSRLGILGGISILGTRGVVVPFSTSAYKASVVQAISVAQASGCDHIVLTTGGSSEKYAMKMMPELPEEAFIQMGDFVGFAIKHGKRLGMKRISLVGMPGKFAKVAQGVMMVHSKSAPVDFGFLASVARETGAGDELAQAIEEANTATQVADMMTEAGYLPYFERLCTYACRHCLEHAGGGMTVEVVLVTMKGMELGRAEISELDDNNWSKGS from the coding sequence ATGGAGAAGAAACGCATGAAAAGCGGTGAAGCACCCGATCCCGACAAACCGATGCGATCTGGCTTCACCACAGGGGCGTGTGCCACAGCCGTTGCCAAAGGGGCAACGCAGTTACTACTAACCGGAACGGTGCCTGAACAAGCTGTCGTGTCCCTTCCTGCGGGCTTTGACCACTCGTTCGAACTGATCGAGCAAGGGTTAGAGGATGGGGTGGCAACCTGTGCCACGATTAAGGATGCCGGAGATGATCCGGACGCAACACATCTCGCGAAGATTATTGCCCACGTATCCTGGCGAGATGAGCCTGGGATGGAGCTGGACGGCGGGATCGGCGTTGGGCGTGTGACGAAGCCAGGATTGCCTGTTCCAGTGGGCGAAGCAGCGATTAATCCCGTTCCGCGCCGCATGATCACCGAAGCGGTAACGCAGGTTCTGGCCGAACACGGCACAGCGCGAGGGGTGCGTGTGGTCATCAGCGTGCCAGACGGGGAAGAAATCGCGAAGAAAACGCTGAATTCCCGGCTTGGCATTCTCGGTGGTATCTCGATTCTGGGTACACGGGGCGTGGTTGTACCTTTCTCCACATCGGCGTACAAAGCCAGCGTGGTACAGGCCATCTCGGTAGCCCAGGCTTCCGGTTGCGATCATATCGTCCTCACCACTGGGGGCAGCAGTGAGAAATACGCGATGAAGATGATGCCCGAATTGCCAGAGGAAGCCTTTATTCAGATGGGCGATTTTGTCGGGTTCGCGATCAAGCATGGCAAGCGGTTAGGGATGAAACGTATCAGTCTGGTCGGCATGCCCGGTAAGTTTGCCAAGGTGGCACAAGGTGTCATGATGGTGCATTCCAAGAGTGCGCCGGTGGATTTTGGATTTCTTGCGTCCGTCGCTCGGGAGACGGGAGCCGGAGACGAGCTGGCGCAAGCGATCGAGGAAGCCAACACGGCGACTCAGGTAGCGGATATGATGACCGAAGCAGGGTATTTGCCCTATTTTGAGCGGTTATGTACATATGCCTGTCGGCACTGTCTGGAGCATGCGGGCGGTGGCATGACGGTGGAAGTGGTATTGGTAACGATGAAAGGAATGGAACTTGGGAGGGCGGAAATCAGTGAACTTGACGACAACAACTGGAGCAAAGGATCATAA
- the cobK gene encoding precorrin-6A reductase has translation MIFMLCGTSDARELALQIQQQGTEVLTSVVTESAANSLSEAGLPVRTGRLTIPAMVELVQNQGSRAIVDASHPFAEEAHANAMEAAKQAGIPYIRYERTGLAYDDHPLLHVVSSYDEAALKAKELKGSVMLTTGSKTLQIFTKHLLGDPDIRLVARMLPRLDNMEKCNELGMEQRNIIAMQGPFSREMNEALYKHYATTVMVTKESGKTGAVDEKIQSALELGIHVVLISRPEAEFGTVFDEFDGVLSELSRVLVP, from the coding sequence ATGATCTTCATGTTATGTGGAACAAGCGATGCGCGGGAGCTCGCATTACAAATTCAGCAGCAAGGTACAGAGGTACTGACATCTGTGGTGACAGAGAGCGCGGCGAATAGTCTGTCTGAGGCAGGTTTGCCGGTACGTACAGGTCGTTTGACGATTCCAGCGATGGTAGAACTGGTGCAAAACCAAGGAAGTCGAGCCATTGTAGACGCGAGCCATCCATTTGCTGAAGAGGCACATGCCAATGCAATGGAGGCGGCCAAACAAGCAGGCATTCCATACATTCGTTACGAGCGTACAGGACTTGCCTACGACGATCATCCGTTGTTACATGTGGTTTCTTCGTATGATGAAGCGGCGTTAAAAGCGAAGGAGCTTAAAGGCTCTGTCATGCTAACGACGGGTAGCAAGACGCTACAAATTTTCACGAAGCATCTGCTTGGAGATCCGGATATTCGTCTCGTTGCTCGCATGCTTCCGCGTCTCGATAATATGGAGAAATGCAATGAGCTAGGGATGGAACAGCGCAATATTATTGCGATGCAGGGGCCATTTTCACGTGAGATGAATGAAGCGTTGTACAAGCACTATGCCACAACCGTTATGGTCACCAAGGAAAGCGGCAAAACCGGAGCCGTTGATGAGAAAATCCAATCTGCGTTAGAACTGGGCATTCATGTGGTGCTGATCTCACGCCCTGAGGCGGAGTTTGGAACGGTATTTGATGAATTTGATGGTGTACTAAGTGAGCTGAGCCGTGTACTGGTGCCATAA